AAGGCCCGCCACGCGCGGATGCAATTCCATAAACAGGCGTTGTTTGGCGAGCCGCTGCGGCACACTGCGGTCGCCCGCATCGATGCGCGCCGCGTAGCGAAAGCCGCGCTGGGCAAGGGCGTCGATGCCGGTTTGCAACGCGCGTTCGATACCGCCGTTCTGCGCCATGCGCAGCACGGCGATCTTCATATTGGCGATGGCCGGCGCGACGATCGGCGGCGTGCTGCCGTCGTCGACGATCAGCACGTGCACCGGCGCGCTTTCACTGAACGAGGCGAGCGTGAGATCGACATCGGCTTGGCCGTTATAGGCGGGAATCAGCACCGCGACATCGTCGAGGGTCATTTGCGCGGCGGCGGGTGAGTTCGTCATGGGCGCAATTTGAAACGAATGTAATAAAGATTAACCGACGCGGCTGCCAGATAGCCTGCCGCGAGGCCGACAAGCGCGCCATACGCGCCAAGCCGCGGAATCGCCAGCAGATTGACTACGAACGCGACAGCCAGCGCCAGTAGCCATTTCGCGAGCAACACGAACTTGGCCTGATACTTCAGCACGATCAGATTGCCGATCGCCTCGATGCCTGCCGGCACCGACAGCCACACGGCCCAGCGGAAGATCTCGATCGCGCCTTCGAACTGCGGGCCGAACACGCGGCGGATGATTAGCCCCGCGAGCAGATCCAGCACGATCGCGCCGCTCACCATCAGCGCGGCGGTCATGGCCGTGAGCCGCCACATGTTGCGGCGCAACTGGGCGGCGTCCTGCACGCGATAGACGAAAGCGGGCGCAATGGTCTGCGCGAGCATCAAGGCGAGCGTGATCCAGTTTTCGTTCAACTGCTGGGCGGCGGAATAGCGCCCGAGATCGGCGAAGGAAATGGTCCGTTCGAGCATCAGCCGGTCCAGTTTCAGGAACAGATACATACAGATCAGGCCGAGCCAGAACACCGTGCCGGCGCTCGCGAAGTGCCTGAAGAGCGAACGGTCGAGATGCCAGCCGAGCTTGCCGCCATGCCGGCCCATGTAATAGATCAGCAGGGCCGCGCCGATGGCCGCCGATTCGAGCGCCCACAGCCAGCCGAAGCGCGCGGGCGTGGCCGCCGCGCGTACCAGCAGATAGACCAGAGCGGCCTTCAGCACCGCAGTGCTCATACTGGTGAGCAACTGCGGCTTGCTGTGGGTCATGCTTTGCAGCCACGCGTTGATCACGCCGACAAACGGTTCGCGAAACAGCATGGTCACGGCGAGGCCAGCGAGCATGGCGCCGACCAGCGGTTCGAAGAGATGCAAGGCGATGCCGAGCCAGGTGAGCAGCAAGGCCGCCACCGACACGGAAATGCGCAGCGCGAACGCGCTGCCCAGCACGGTGCCAAGCTGCGCCGGCGGCCGGCTGACGATGGTGGGCACCAGAATCTCCGCGCCGCAAACCCAGGTAATGGGCGAGAGCACCAGCAGCAGCGTGTTCGCGTATTGCCATTTGCCGAACGTATCCGGCCCGAAGTAGCGCGCCAGCATGCCGCTGATCACGATCGCCACGCCGATCTGCGTGAGCCGCTCCAGCCCGAGCCAGACGATATTCGTGAAGGCGCGCGTGACGTCCGGATTGGCGAAGCGTTTGAGCGTCAGCATCCGCTGGCCGCTCGCCGGTCCGCTCGCGCTGAGCGTGCTGACCGTGCCTCTGACATCGCGAGCACGCGCGGTGCGCATGATCCGAGCGGCGCAGTGCGCGCGTTTGCCCAACCCGCCGACTGTCGCGGCAACTTTACATTTGGAGGGCGTCTAAGCATTAGAATGGTGCTATAAGGCTGGTCCGAAAGGCGCAATTATAAGTTGGAACCGGATCGCTTCCGGCAAGGGCGCATCGCTGTCTTTTACCGATTCATCGGCGGTGCGTCGGTCAAAATTTTCCATTGCACGCAAGTGAGCCAACATGATCTCCAAATCTATTTTCAAGGCGTATGACATTCGCGGTGTAATCGGCAAGACGCTCGACGCCGACGCAGCGCGTTCGATCGGCCGCGCGTTCGGCAGCGAAGTGCGTGCGCAAGGCGGCGATGCCGTAGTCGTCGCGCGTGACGGACGCCTGTCGGGTCCTGAACTGGTCCAGGCTTTGTCGGACGGTTTGCGCGAGGCCGGCGTCGACGTGGTCAACGTGGGCATGGTGCCCACGCCTGTCGGCTACTTCGCGGCCAGCGTGCCGTTGCAGCTCGACGGCGGCGAGCGCCGCATCGATTCATGCATCGTCGTGACGGGTAGTCATAATCCGCCGGACTACAACGGGTTCAAGATGGTCCTGCGCGGCGCGGCGATTTACGGCGAGCAGATTCTCGCGCTGCATCAGCGCATCGTCGACGAGAACTTCTCCGCAGGCAGCGGCACGTACACCGAGTACGACATTGCGGACGCCTATCTCGATCGCATCACGAGCGACATCAAGCTCACGCGTCCCATCAAGATCGTCGTCGACACCGGCAACGGCGTGGCCGGCGGCCTCGCGCCCAAGCTGTTCAAGAAGCTCGGCTGCGAACTGGTCGAACTGTTCACCGAGATCGACGGCAACTTCCCGAACCATCACCCGGACCCGGCTCACCCGGAAAACCTGCAGGACGTGATCCGCGCGCTGAAGGAAACGGACGCTGAAATCGGCTTCGCCTTCGACGGCGACGGCGACCGCCTCGGCGTGGTCACCAAAGACGGCGAGATCATCTATCCGGACCGCCAGCTCATGCTGTTCGCCGAAGAAGTGCTGTCGCGCAACAAGGGCGCGCAGATCATTTACGACGTGAAGTGCACGCGTAACCTCGCCAAGTGGGTAAAGGACAAGGGCGGCGAGCCGCTCATGTGGAAGACCGGCCACTCGCTCGTCAAGGCGAAGCTGCGTGAAACCGGCGCGCCGCTGGCCGGCGAAATGAGCGGCCACGTGTTCTTCAAAGACCGCTGGTACGGTTTCGACGACGGCCTGTACACCGGCGCGCGCCTGCTCGAAATCCTCACACGTGTGGACGACCCGAGCAAGCTGCTGAACTCGCTGCCGAACTCGAACTCCACGCCGGAACTGCAACTGAAGCTCGAAGAAGGCGAAAACTTCGAGCTGATCGCGCGTCTGCAGCAAACCGCGCAGTTCACCGGTGCGGACGAGGTCGTGAAGATCGACGGTCTGCGTGTCGAGTACCCGGACGGCTTCGGTCTCGCGCGGTCGTCGAACACCACGCCGGTGGTCGTGATGCGATTCGAAGCCGATAACGACGCGGCGCTCAAGCGCATTCAGGAAGACTTCCGCCGCGTGATCATGGCGGAGAAGCCGGACGCGAAGCTGCCGTTCTAAACACATGAGCGGCGCCGCGGTTCGATTCGAAGCGCGGTGGCCGTCGAACGCGGCGCGGGTTTCTCTTACCGCGCCGCGTTTTTTCATGCGGTTTACATGCAACGCGCTAGAATTGCCGTCCTCACGAGAAAACGCCGGGCCGCCCCAAGTTTTCTCATCCCCTCGGGGGTGGGGGCGCTTTTAACAAACGCCGGGCCGCCCCAAGTTTTCTCATCCCCTCGGGGATGGGGGCGCTTTTAACAAAACGTGGGGCCGTCCCAAGTTTCCTCAACCCATCAGGGGCCTGCGCGAAGCGACAGGTTCGGGGGCTCTCTCAACGCATCTTCGGGCCGGATAGCCGGTTTTCCCACTCTTGAGCGTGCAAAAGATACTGATCGTGAGGGTGTCGTCATTGGGCGACGTCGTTCACAACATGCCGGTGATCGCCGACATCCGACGCCGCCATCCCGATGCCCAGATCGACTGGCTCGTCGAAGAAAGCTTCGTGGGGCTCGTGCAACTCGTGAGCGGCGTGCGGCGGGCGATTCCCGTGTCGCTGCGGCGCTGGCGCAAGCGCATTCTGTCGGTCGACAACTGGCGCGAGATCGGCGCCTTCCGCCGCGCGCTCGTCGCCGAACACTACGACCTGGTGATCGACTGCCAGGGGCTCATCAAGACCGCGTGGGTCGCGAGCATGGCGCGCGGGCCGCTGGCCGGCCTCGCCAACCGCACCGACGGCGCGGGCTTCGAATGGCCGGTGCGCTTCTTCTACGACAAGCGCGTGCCGATCGAGCCGCGCACCCATGTGGTCGAGCGCACGCGCCAACTGGTGGCCGCGGCGCTGAACGACCCGCCGCCGCAACCCACCGACGACATCGACTTCGGCATCGACACCGGGCGCGCCGCGCTGGCTTTGTCGGAGGCGAATCTGAATTTGCCGGTGCCGTACGTCGTGTTCGTGCACGCCACTTCGCGCGCCGACAAGCAGTGGCCGGACACGGCGTGGATCGAACTGGGGCAGTCGTTGGTGCGGCGCGGCGCGTCGATCGTGCTGCCGTGGGGCAGCGAGGAAGAGCGCGCCACCAGTGAGCGCCTCGCCAAGGAATTCGGCGCGGCGGCCATCGTACCGCCGAAGCTCTCGTTGCCGGCGGTGGTCGGCCTGATCGAAGGCGCGGCCGCGACGGTCGGTGTTGACACAGGTCTGGTTCACATCGCTGCGGCGCTGAAGCGACCGACGGTCGAGTTGTACAATTTCGCCACTGCGTGGCGCACTGGCGGCTACTGGTCGCCGAACGTCGTCAATCTCGGCACGGCCGGACAGCCGCCCACGCTGCAACAGGTGAAGTCGGCACTCGCGGGCTTCGGCCTGCTATGACACGTCCGGGGCGCTTCGCCTTGCGCTCCAACCGTTTTCAAGGGCGACCATGAACGAAACCCAGATCATCGAAGTAGCGAACGCCGACTGGCACGGACGCCATCTGTCCGTGCCGCGCGAGGCGCTGCTCGCCGGCGTCGAACGCGGCAAAGTGCTGTATTTCCCGAATCTGCGCTTTGCGATCGAAGGCGGCGAACCGGCGCTGCTCGACCCCGCGCTCGCCGACCCCAACCGCAAGAACATCAGCCTCGAACCCAATGGCGGCGCGTTGCACGGCGTGGCCGGCGACGCCGTCACGCAATCCGCCGTGCGCGCGTTGATCGCGCGTTATCAGAGCAATGCGCGCACGCTGGTCGACGGACTCTTTCCCGAATACAACGGCAGGCTGCGCGTGGCGCCGACCAGCCTGCGGCTGCATCAGGTGGAAACGCGCGAGACGTCATGGCGCAAAGACGATAGCCGTCTGCATGTGGACGCCTTTCCTTCGCGGCCGAACTACGGCGAGCGCATTCTGCGTGTGTTCACCAACGTCAATCCGCAAGGCGCGCCGCGCGTGTGGCGCGTCGGCGAACCGTTCGAGGACATGGCCAAACGCTTCCTGCCGCGCATCAAGCCGCAGATGCCGGGCGCCGCATGGCTGCTGAACCTGCTTCACGTGACCAAATCGCCGCGCAGCGAGTACGACCATCTGATGCTGCATCTGCACGACGGCATGAAGGCCGACCTCGACTATCAGAAGTCGAGCCCGCAGGAGACCATGCCGTTTCCGCCCGGCAGCGTCTGGGTGTGTTTTTCGGATCAGACTTCGCACGCCGTGATGTCCGGCCAGTTCATGCTGGAGCAGACCTTTTTCCTGCCGGTCAAGGCGATGGCGCAGCCGGAATGCGCGCCGCTCGGGATTCTCGAGCGCCTGAAGGGCAGGGCCCTCGTTTGAGCGCCGCGGTCCATTTGCCGGTTTCGCTCGACGCGTTGGCTCGTCGCTTCAGGCAGGCGGAGTGCCGATGCTGAGGACGATCTATCACGCGCTCTGGTGGATCATCGCGCCGCTGGCGGTGTTGCGCCTGTTGATCCGCTCGCGCAAGGAACGCGGCTATCGCGAGCATATCGGCGAGCGCTTCGGTTATTCGCGCGGCCGGTTGCCCGAAGACGATGCGCCGCTGATCTGGGTGCACGCGGTGTCGGTGGGCGAGACGCGCGCCGCGCAACCGCTGATCGACGCGCTGATGAAGGCACGTCCCGACGCACGCATTCTGTTGACGTACATGACGCCGAGCGGGCGCGCCACCGGCGAGCAGATTTTCGGCGACCGTGTCCTGCGCAGTTATCTGCCGTACGACATGCAGCATGCCGTGCGGCGGTTTTTGCGGGCGTGGCGGCCGTCGCTCGGGCTGGTGATGGAAACCGAAGTGTGGCCGACGCTGATCGACGAATGCCGTCGCGCGGACGTGCCGCTGGTGCTGACCAATGCGCGGATGTCGGCGCGCTCGTACAAGCGCGCGGCCAAGTTCGGCAGTGCGACCAAGGACGTGTTCGGCGGCTTTGCGCGCGTGCTGGCGCAGAGTCCATCGGATGCCGAGCGGCTGACCGCGCTCGGCGCGCGCAACGCGGCCGTGCTCGGCAATCTGAAATTCGACATGAGCACCCCGCCGGAACTGGCGGCGCGCGGGCATGCGTGGCGCGCGGCAATCGGCACGCGTCCGGTGTGGGTCGCGGCGAGTACGCGCGAGGGCGAAGAGGAACTGGTGCTGCAGGCGTTCGCGGCGCTCGGCATCGACGATGCGCTGCTGATTCTGGTTCCGCGTCATCCGCAACGTTTCAACGAAGTGGCGGGGCTGGTCGAGAAGGCCGGGCTGCGGCTCGCGCGGCGGTCGGCGTGGGCGCCGGATGCCAAGGTGGCGTCGGCGGCGGCAACGAGCGGTGGCGTGCCGGCGTTGCCTGCGGGCGTGAACGTGCTGCTGGGCGATTCGATGGGCGAATTGGGCGCTTACTATGCCGCTTCGGATCTGGCGTTCATCGGCGGTAGTTTGCTGCCGTTGGGTGGACAGAATCTGATCGAGGCGTGCGCGGTCGGTGTGCCGGTGCTGATCGGTCCGCACGTGTTCAACTTCACGCAGGCCACCGCGGATGCCGTGGCGGCGGGCGCCGCCGTGCAGGTGCAGGATCCGGCCGATCTTGCGCGGGCATTGCGCGAGTTGTTCGGCGATAAGGCCAGAAGACTGGCCATGGGCGGCGCGGCCTCGGCATTCGCCGCGCGCCATCGCGGCGCGACGGCGCGGACTGTGGATGTGTTGATGGCGTTGTTGCCGGAGGGGGAGTGAGGGAGGCGTGAAGCGTGTAACGCTCGTCCGCCTGCCTCACACCTTCAACAACCCCTTCTCCTCAATAAACCTCACCACCACGTCCAACCCGTCGAGCGCCTTCAGATTGCACATCACGAAGGGCCGCTCGCCGCGCATCTTCTTCGCGTCCGACGCCATCACGTCGAGATTCGCGCCCACCATCGGCGCGAGGTCCGTCTTGTTGATCACCAGCAGATCCGACTTCGTAATGCCGGGGCCGCCTTTGCGCGGAATCTTCTCGCCGCCCGCCACATCGATCACGTAGATCGTCAGGTCCGACAGTTCCGGACTAAACGTCGCTGCAAGGTTGTCGCCGCCCGATTCGATGAACACGATATCCGCATCGGGAAAACGCGTCAGCATGCGGTCGACGGCTTCGAGGTTGATCGAGGCGTCCTCGCGAATCGCCGTGTGCGGACAGCCGCCCGTCTCGACGCCCATGATCCGTTCGGCCGGCAACGCGCCCGCCACGGTCAACAGACGCTGGTCTTCCTTCGTATAGATGTCGTTGGTGATGGCGACGAGGTCGTACTGTGCGCGCATCGCCTTGCAGAGCATTTCGAGCAGCGTGGTCTTGCCCGAGCCGACCGGGCCGCCGACGCCCACGCGCAGCGGCGGCAGTTTTTTCGTGCGGACGGACGTGTGACCGGAGTGATGAGGTGCGTTCATGATGGATCGTTTTATGAGCGAAAGAGCCGCGAATACTGCGACTCGTGACGCGCCGAGAGAATGCCGAGTTGCGGCGCGAAGGTGTTGATGCAGTCGGGCGACGTGGCCATGGCGCGCGTGACGGCGGCATCGATCGGCTCGCGCAAGGCGACGATGATGCGTTGACCGGCGAGCTGTCCCAACGGCACGGCCTTCAACGCGGCGGCCGCCTGGTTTTCCACCCAGCTGAAGGCGTAGGCAGCGAGGGCGGCGTCGACGGCGGCGTTGTGGGCGTAGGCGGCGAAGGCGAACGCCGTGGGTTGAGCTAGCGGCGTCAGCGAGGCGAGCGTCGTGCGCCGCTCAGCATCGCCCCATTCGAGCGATACGCACAGCTGTCGCAACGACCAGCCCATCTGCTCCGTTTCGCGGCGCAATTCCGCGGATTCGCGGCTCGCCAGGAATTCGCTGTTGGCGTGCGCGAGCGCCGAGGCGTCATGCGTGCGCCAGCGTTCCATCTGATGCGCGAGGAACGGCAGTTCGCCGCGCGCAAGCACGTCGGTCAAGCCGCTGGCGATCCAGTCGCGGGCGGAGTCGGCATCGGTGATCAGTTGCGCTTCGATGGCGGCTTCCAGACCCTGCGAGTAGCTGAATGCGCCGATCGGCAGCGCCGGCGACGCAAGATGCAGCAGCGCCGTCAGTTCAGCGATGCGCATGATGGTGGTGATGCCCGTGGCCGCACGATTCGTCGTGCACATGATCGGCGTGGTCGTGGTCGTGGTCGTGCGCATGCTCATGGCCGTGGTCATGATCGTGCGAATGACCCTGCGCCGCGTGGCTATGCCCATGCTCATGGTCGTGACCATGCTCATGCCCATGATGCTCGCCGAACACCTGCTGCGCGAGCGCGTAGTCCTCGGCGAAGGTTTCGTCGTGTCCATGCTTATGGCCGCCGCCATACGCGCCGGATTCCGGCTGGAACGGCATCGAAACCTGATCGACGGTCGCGCCGATGCGCTTGAGCATATCGGAAAGCACCGGATCGTATTCGAGCTTCAGATAATCGGCGCCGACTTCCACTGGCGTGTGGCGATTGCCGAGGTGATAAGCGGCGCGAGTCAAAGTCAACGCATCTTTCGCACGCACGTAGAGCACCGTTTCCGGCGCGGCGACGACGCGCACGAGGCCACCGTCGTCGGCGACCAATACATCGCAGTCGCGCAGCACAGTGCCGCGCGGCAACAGCAGCGCGACTTCTTCGCCGCTATCGAGCGTGGCCGCGAGCCGGCTCTTGCGACGGTCGTCGAATGCCAGCGTCAGCGTCGGCGCGCGCTTGACCAGCACGGGCGCGAGCTTCAGATGCGGCGCGATGAGTTTGTCGATGGTGCGCATGGTCTAGAACAGAAAGTAGCGTTGCGCCATCGGCAGCACGGTGGCCGGTTCGCAGGTCAGCAACTGACCGTCGGCAATCACCTGATAGGTTTCCGGATCGACACTGATCGCCGGACGCCACGCGTTGTGGATCATGTCTGCCTTCGAAATGTTGCGGCAGTTCCTGACCGCAACGATACGCTTGTTCAGACCGTAGCGTTCGGCGACGCCCGCATCGGCGGCCATCTGCGAGACGAAGGTCAGCGACGTGCGTCCCAGGGCGCCGCCGCGTGTCGCGAACATCTCGCGATAGTGCACCGGCTGCGGCGTCGGAATCGACGCGTTCGGGTCGCCCATCTGCGCCATGGCGATCATGCCGCCCTTGAGGATCAGCGACGGCTTGATGCCAAAAAACGCCGGTTCCCAGAACACCAGATCAGCCCACTTGCCCGGCTCGATCGAGCCGACTTCATGCGCGATGCCGTGCGTGATCGCCGGGTTGATCGTGTACTTGGCGACGTAGCGTTTCGCACGGAAATTGTCGTGCCGCGCGTTATCTTCCGGCAGCGCGCCGCGTTGCACCTTCATCTTGTGCGCCGTCTGCCACGTGCGGATGATCACTTCGCCGACCCGGCCCATGGCTTGCGAATCCGACGACAGCATCGACAGCGCGCCGAGGTCGTGCAGGATGTCTTCGGCGGCAATCGTCTCGCGGCGAATGCGCGATTCGGCGAACGCGATGTCTTCCGCAATCGACGGGTCGAGGTGATGGCACACCATCAGCATGTCGAGGTGCTCTTCGAGCGTGTTGACGGTGTACGGACGCGTCGGGTTGGTCGAGGAAGGCAGCACGTTCGCTTCGCCGCATACCTTGATGATGTCCGGAGCGTGGCCGCCGCCCGCGCCTTCCGTGTGATACGTGTGAATCGTGCGGCCCTTGAACGCGGCCACGGTCGTTTCGACGAAGCCCGCTTCGTTCAGCGTGTCCGTGTGGATCGCGACCTGCGTGTCGGTATCGTCGGCGACGGAGAGGCAGTTGTCGATCGCGGCCGGCGTCGTGCCCCAGTCCTCATGCAGCTTCAGACCGATCGCGCCCGCGGCGATCTGCTCCAGTGCCGGCTGCGGCAGACTCACATTGCCCTTGCCGAGAAAGCCGAGATTCATCGGATAACCGTCGGCCGCTTGCAGCATGCGTTCGAGATGCCACGGACCCGGCGTGCACGTGGTCGCGTTCGTGCCCGTGGCTGGACCGGTGCCGCCGCCGAGCATGGTGGTCACGCCGCTTGCGAGCGCCTCTTCGATCTGCTGCGGGCTGATGAAGTGAATATGCGTGTCGATGCCGCCCGCCGTCACGATCAGGCCTTCGCCCGCGATCACTTCGGTGGAGGCGCCGATCGCGATCGTCACGTTCGGCTGGATGTCGGGATTGCCCGCTTTGCCGATCGCGGCGATGCGGCCGTCCTTGATGCCGATGTCGGCCTTGACGATGCCCCAGTGATCGAGAATCACGGCATTCGTCACGACGGTATCGACCACGTCGGCATGCACGCGCTGCGACTGGCCCATGCCGTCGCGAATCACTTTGCCGCCGCCGAATTTCACTTCTTCGCCGTAGGTGGTGAAGTCGCGCTCGACTTCGATCAGCAATTCGGTATCGGCGAGGCGCACGCGGTCGCCGGTGGTGGGGCCGAACATTTCCGCGTATGCGCGGCGGCCAATGCGTAAGGTCATGGTGTGGATCCGGAAATGAACAGGGCGATCTGGGCGCGTGCGGAGACGGAGAGGCGCCTCACAGCTTGCCCATCACCTTGCCGTTGAAGCCGTAGACGACGCGATCGCCCGCCAGTTCGACCAGCTCGACGGTGCGCTCCTGGCCGGGCTCGAAGCGCACGGCGGTGCCCGCCGCGATGTTTAGCCGGAAGCCGCGCGCGGTTTCGCGATCGAATGAGAGCGCCTCGTTCACTTCATAGAAGTGATAGTGCGAGCCGATCTGCACCGGACGGTCGCCGGTATTCGACACGGCCACCGTGACAGTGGCGCGGCCCGCGTTCAGTTCGTGTTCGCCGTCGTCGATGAGGAGTTCGCCGGGAATCATCTAGCCTGCCTTATGTGATTGCAGTGATCAGGGAATCGGGTGGTGAACGGTGACGAGCTTGGTGCCGTCGGGGAACGTGGCTTCGACCTGGATGTCGGGGATCATTTCCGGCACGCCTTCCATCACGTCGTTGCGGGTGAGCAGCGTGGTGCCGTAGTGCATCACTTCGGCGACGGTCTTGCCGTCGCGGGCCGCTTCCATCAGCGCGGCGGTGATGAAGGCGACCGCTTCCGGGTAGTTCAGTTTGAGGCCGCGTGCGCGGCGCCGTTCGGCAAGCAGCGCGGCGGTGAAGATCAGCAGCTTGTCCTTCTCGCGAGGTGTCAGCTTCATCGAATGAGTGCGTAGGGTTGTGACGTCCGTTGCGACGATCCCAGGCGGGACCGGCCGCGACGATGATAGGCGCTGCGTGTCATGGCCGCGATCGCGTGCGCCGCACGGGATGCGTCCATGACGAGTGCAATGCCGGATAAGCCGGTCACGGTATCAAGTTCGGCTAACGGCGCGCTTACAGATCAGCCGGCAGCGGCGCGCTGAACCACTTCTTCGACATCGTGTTGAGCGTGCCGTCCTGCTTCGCTTGCACGATGGCGGCGTTCACTTTCTGCTGCAGGCGCGGCTCGTTCTTGTTCATGCCGACGAAGCACGGCGAATTCTTGATCACGAACTTCGGTTCCGGGCGGCGCGGCGGATTCTTCGCGAGGATCGCGGCCGCGACGATGTTGCCCGCCGCGATCAACTGCACCTGGCCGGACAGGAACGCGGCGATAGTCGCGTTGTTGTCCTCGAAGCGCTTGATGGTCGCGTTCGGCGCCATTTGCGTGAGGCCGATTTCCTCCAGCGCACCGCGGGTCGCGCCGACCGTCTTGCCGGTCAGATCGGCCGGGCCGCTGACCTTGATGTCGGCGGGACCGAATACGCCCTGGTAGTACGGCGCATAGGCGGTCGAAAAGTCGATCACCTTCTCGCGATCCGGCGTTTTGCCGAGCGACGAGATCACCAGATCCACCTTGCCCGTTTGCAGATACGGAATGCGGTTGGCGCTATTGACCGGCACGAGTTCGAGCTTTACGTTCATCGACTTCGCGAGCAGGGCGGCGGTGTCGATGTCGTAGCCCTGCGGCTTCATGTCCGCGCCGACCGAACCGAACGGCGGGTAGTCTTCCGGCACGGCGACTTTGAGCACACCGGCCTTGGCGATGTTATCGAGCGTATCCGCGTGAGCGGCGGGCGCATTGACGACGAGGACGGGCGAGAGCAGGAGTGCGGCGAGCCATGCGCGACGCGCGGGGCGAAGAGTCGATCGAGTCATGTTCTGTGAGCGGTGGTGGCGACGAGCCGGTCGGCTGCCGTCAGGGCGCGGCAGCATCGTGGGGAATGGCGATGCAAGGTATGTGCCATGGCGGTGCAGCATGGGCTAAGGAGGCGGAAGGACGACCGATGCACTCAGTTGAAGCGTCGAGATGCGCCGGATTGGTGCGTGTCTTGTCTTACGACGGTGAAAGCCGAAGTCAAACTCGCCGGACAGGAAGAGACGAAGAAGAGCGACCGCTACGGGGCGCGCAGCGCCGCCGGAAGAATGAGCGCTTTGTCACCGACATGGAATGTGCGAGAACACGGATTCCAGATGCACCACTACCGCGACTGCGCGGGGGCCCCACTTAAGAATTAGCGGTTTGAGCTGCTTTCTTTTGCCTACTTTGCTTTGCAGCCGGCAAAGAAAAGTAGGTGCCGCCCCGCACAGGGGCAACGCCAATAGACCACCATGACTTCAAGGAAAGGCCAACGCGCCGAGATAACTGCCGAAGAGCAAACTTCAAGTACTCCAAATTCGCAAAGGCATAGCCTCAACCCCATGCACAACTGGCCGCAACTGAATCCAGCACTTGATAAGCGCCCGCCGCAGCATCTCCATCGATCGAGAAACACCGCGCACGACCAACACCCGTGAAGTAACACAAGAAGCCGCAACCCGAACAGAATCATCAAACGGCAACTGAGCAGTCACAGCTTCAGCAAGCGCATCATCACAAGCATCCCCAACAGCCCAAAGCGTCCCATAAGCAGGAAACCCAGCTAACCCCTGAGCAGCATCACGCAGCGAATCAAGCGCCGAGAGACTGGCGCGCTCAAACCACAGCAACTCCCCATCAGCCCCAACGATCCGCGACACCGCCCCCAGGCTACCCTCGGACCACCGTTCCCCCGCCGCCTGCCGCCCAAGCTGAGTGGCATCCCACCCAATCGCAGTCGCGCCTTCCCCAAGCGTCAACGAAAAATCCAGCTTCGCATTCGCACGATCGAAAACGATATTATTCTGCGGCAGCCAATCGAGCTTAGCCCGCTCGCCGACGCGCACGGCAATCTGCTGCTGCGCTTCACGTCCGTTGGACTTGTACCACTTGGTCGCCCCCGGCGTGGTAATGACGGCATGCGCACCGTCTCCGACAGAAACATCAATAGCAAGCTGATCACCACCCGCGATCCCACCCGGCGGATGCACGATCACCGCATGACAGATGCCATGTCCTTCCGGATAAAGCGGCCTTTGAACCCGCAACGGCCCATCATGCAAGCGATGCGTGAGCGCAGTCCGCTCGCCATCTTTGACGAACCCAAGTTCAAGACGCGCGCGCCATTGCGAATGCGCACCGGCTTGCGCGGCAGCGAGCGTAACGTGATTTTCGTGAAGCGACATGCGATTGGAATGCGACCAGACGGA
The nucleotide sequence above comes from Paraburkholderia aromaticivorans. Encoded proteins:
- a CDS encoding oligosaccharide flippase family protein, translated to MLTLKRFANPDVTRAFTNIVWLGLERLTQIGVAIVISGMLARYFGPDTFGKWQYANTLLLVLSPITWVCGAEILVPTIVSRPPAQLGTVLGSAFALRISVSVAALLLTWLGIALHLFEPLVGAMLAGLAVTMLFREPFVGVINAWLQSMTHSKPQLLTSMSTAVLKAALVYLLVRAAATPARFGWLWALESAAIGAALLIYYMGRHGGKLGWHLDRSLFRHFASAGTVFWLGLICMYLFLKLDRLMLERTISFADLGRYSAAQQLNENWITLALMLAQTIAPAFVYRVQDAAQLRRNMWRLTAMTAALMVSGAIVLDLLAGLIIRRVFGPQFEGAIEIFRWAVWLSVPAGIEAIGNLIVLKYQAKFVLLAKWLLALAVAFVVNLLAIPRLGAYGALVGLAAGYLAAASVNLYYIRFKLRP
- a CDS encoding phosphomannomutase/phosphoglucomutase, with product MISKSIFKAYDIRGVIGKTLDADAARSIGRAFGSEVRAQGGDAVVVARDGRLSGPELVQALSDGLREAGVDVVNVGMVPTPVGYFAASVPLQLDGGERRIDSCIVVTGSHNPPDYNGFKMVLRGAAIYGEQILALHQRIVDENFSAGSGTYTEYDIADAYLDRITSDIKLTRPIKIVVDTGNGVAGGLAPKLFKKLGCELVELFTEIDGNFPNHHPDPAHPENLQDVIRALKETDAEIGFAFDGDGDRLGVVTKDGEIIYPDRQLMLFAEEVLSRNKGAQIIYDVKCTRNLAKWVKDKGGEPLMWKTGHSLVKAKLRETGAPLAGEMSGHVFFKDRWYGFDDGLYTGARLLEILTRVDDPSKLLNSLPNSNSTPELQLKLEEGENFELIARLQQTAQFTGADEVVKIDGLRVEYPDGFGLARSSNTTPVVVMRFEADNDAALKRIQEDFRRVIMAEKPDAKLPF
- the waaC gene encoding lipopolysaccharide heptosyltransferase I: MSVQKILIVRVSSLGDVVHNMPVIADIRRRHPDAQIDWLVEESFVGLVQLVSGVRRAIPVSLRRWRKRILSVDNWREIGAFRRALVAEHYDLVIDCQGLIKTAWVASMARGPLAGLANRTDGAGFEWPVRFFYDKRVPIEPRTHVVERTRQLVAAALNDPPPQPTDDIDFGIDTGRAALALSEANLNLPVPYVVFVHATSRADKQWPDTAWIELGQSLVRRGASIVLPWGSEEERATSERLAKEFGAAAIVPPKLSLPAVVGLIEGAAATVGVDTGLVHIAAALKRPTVELYNFATAWRTGGYWSPNVVNLGTAGQPPTLQQVKSALAGFGLL
- a CDS encoding Kdo hydroxylase family protein, yielding MNETQIIEVANADWHGRHLSVPREALLAGVERGKVLYFPNLRFAIEGGEPALLDPALADPNRKNISLEPNGGALHGVAGDAVTQSAVRALIARYQSNARTLVDGLFPEYNGRLRVAPTSLRLHQVETRETSWRKDDSRLHVDAFPSRPNYGERILRVFTNVNPQGAPRVWRVGEPFEDMAKRFLPRIKPQMPGAAWLLNLLHVTKSPRSEYDHLMLHLHDGMKADLDYQKSSPQETMPFPPGSVWVCFSDQTSHAVMSGQFMLEQTFFLPVKAMAQPECAPLGILERLKGRALV
- the waaA gene encoding lipid IV(A) 3-deoxy-D-manno-octulosonic acid transferase produces the protein MLRTIYHALWWIIAPLAVLRLLIRSRKERGYREHIGERFGYSRGRLPEDDAPLIWVHAVSVGETRAAQPLIDALMKARPDARILLTYMTPSGRATGEQIFGDRVLRSYLPYDMQHAVRRFLRAWRPSLGLVMETEVWPTLIDECRRADVPLVLTNARMSARSYKRAAKFGSATKDVFGGFARVLAQSPSDAERLTALGARNAAVLGNLKFDMSTPPELAARGHAWRAAIGTRPVWVAASTREGEEELVLQAFAALGIDDALLILVPRHPQRFNEVAGLVEKAGLRLARRSAWAPDAKVASAAATSGGVPALPAGVNVLLGDSMGELGAYYAASDLAFIGGSLLPLGGQNLIEACAVGVPVLIGPHVFNFTQATADAVAAGAAVQVQDPADLARALRELFGDKARRLAMGGAASAFAARHRGATARTVDVLMALLPEGE